The Bradyrhizobium sp. WSM471 genome includes the window CGGTCTGCAGCCCGTCTCTCTTGCGCGGTGACAAGCCTTTGCGCTGTCCCGAGGACCTCAAGAGCCACATGCTGCTGCACACCTCCAATGCCAACAGCGACGACTGGCGGCTGTGGTTGACGGCGGCGGGTCAGCCGGCCGACATCGCCAGGCAGCCCGGCATCACCTTCGACATGATCTTCATGACCATCCAGGCTGCGATCGACGGCATCGGCGTGGCGATGGGGCGGACCTCCTACGTCCGGGACGACATCGCAAAGGGCCGGCTGGTCGTCCCCTTCAAGATCGCGCTGCCGGCCGATGCCGGCTTCTACCTGGTCGCGCCGGAGGGCCGCCGCGAGGCGCCGAAGCTCGCCGCATTCCGCGACTGGATGATCGCTGCAACGCAGAATAAAGCCTGAGATCGTGCCGGCGCATGTCCGCGCCACCTGCTTCTCGCTACAGGTCCACCACGACGTAATCGCTCTCGACTTTCACCGGAATTGTCTCGGCAACGTACGGCCCCTTCACCACGCTCGTACCCGGCTCGACATGGGCCGGGTAGGCCTTCACGCGGAAGCGGCGGGGGTCGCAATAGGACTGGCCGGTTCGGATGTCGAACTCCCAGCCATGCCAGGGGCAGCGAATGATCTCGCCGAGCTTGGTGTATTCGATCTCGCCCGGATCCTTCGATTGCGCGAGCCCGATCAGCGGTCCCTCGCACAGCGCCGCGCCCTGATGCGGGCAGCGGTTCATCAGGCCGAAATATTCACCCTTGATGTTGAAGACCGCGATCGGCCGTCCGTCGATCTCCAGAAATTTTCGCGTGCCGGGCGGAAGCTCATCGACCGCGGCAATCACATGCCGCGCCATCAACTGATCCCGTACAGCTTCTTCGCATTGCCCAGATAGAAGGCCTCGCGGTCATCGTCGCTGACGCCTGGGGGCAGCACGCGCGACGGCTCGTCGTAATCCCAATGCGGATAGTCGGTGGCGAACAGCAGCCGGTCCCAGCCGATCCACTTGATGACATCGAACAGATCCTCGCGCCGCTCCGGATCCTCCATCGGCTGCGTCGTCCACCACACCTGCTCGCGGATATATTCGGACGGCGGCCGTTTGACATGCGGCACCTCGCTGCGCAGCCGCTGCCAGACCTTGTCGAGCCGCCACGCCAGCGACGGTGCCCAGCCGAA containing:
- a CDS encoding Rieske (2Fe-2S) protein, producing MARHVIAAVDELPPGTRKFLEIDGRPIAVFNIKGEYFGLMNRCPHQGAALCEGPLIGLAQSKDPGEIEYTKLGEIIRCPWHGWEFDIRTGQSYCDPRRFRVKAYPAHVEPGTSVVKGPYVAETIPVKVESDYVVVDL